From the genome of Cytobacillus firmus, one region includes:
- the mciZ gene encoding Z-ring formation inhibitor MciZ, which yields MKVYVHNRGIILAGKAWEVREKLKQYSRQYVLVKDWVESQNIIK from the coding sequence ATGAAGGTGTATGTCCATAATAGGGGAATTATTCTGGCCGGCAAAGCCTGGGAAGTCCGTGAGAAGCTAAAACAATACAGCAGGCAGTATGTCCTTGTAAAAGACTGGGTTGAATCTCAGAACATTATAAAGTGA
- a CDS encoding aldo/keto reductase gives MKKRRLGNSDLYVSELGLGCMSIGTNPYKAQEIIEAALEEGINYFDTADLYDFGENEKLVGQSLKNVREQVIIATKAGNRWNKNRDGWSWDPSKRHIKEAVKDSLKRLSTDYIDLYQLHGGTIEDPIDETIEAFEELKEEGYILQYGISSIRPNVIREFTSKSSIVSVMMQYSILDRRPEEEALPLLNQKGISAVTRGPLAKGLLSDKMLDKASESVKEKGYLDYSYAELEKTLTSLREKISDQRTMNEIAFQYNLADPAVASITAGASRAEQVKANAEAARAIPLNEDELAIIKSIAKLNKYAQHR, from the coding sequence TTGAAAAAGAGAAGACTTGGAAATTCAGACTTGTACGTAAGCGAGCTGGGGCTGGGCTGCATGTCAATTGGCACCAACCCTTATAAGGCCCAGGAAATTATTGAAGCGGCTCTTGAAGAAGGAATCAATTATTTCGATACAGCCGATTTATACGACTTTGGCGAAAATGAAAAGCTTGTCGGACAATCCTTAAAGAATGTCCGCGAACAGGTGATCATTGCAACCAAAGCCGGCAACCGCTGGAATAAAAATAGAGACGGCTGGAGCTGGGACCCCTCTAAACGCCATATCAAAGAAGCTGTAAAAGACAGCTTGAAAAGACTGTCTACGGACTATATCGATTTATATCAGCTTCACGGCGGCACAATTGAAGATCCGATTGATGAAACCATTGAAGCATTTGAGGAACTAAAGGAAGAAGGATACATCCTCCAATATGGCATTTCCTCCATTCGCCCAAATGTCATTCGGGAATTCACCTCAAAATCATCCATTGTTTCTGTCATGATGCAATACAGCATTTTAGACCGGCGTCCTGAAGAAGAAGCGCTGCCTCTTCTTAATCAAAAAGGCATCAGTGCTGTTACTAGAGGACCGCTGGCCAAAGGGCTGCTCAGCGACAAAATGCTGGATAAAGCATCAGAATCGGTAAAAGAGAAAGGCTATTTGGATTACAGCTATGCTGAATTGGAAAAAACGCTCACCAGCCTACGGGAAAAAATTTCAGACCAGCGCACCATGAATGAGATAGCATTTCAGTATAATCTCGCGGACCCAGCAGTCGCTTCTATTACAGCAGGTGCAAGCCGGGCTGAGCAAGTAAAAGCCAATGCAGAAGCAGCAAGAGCCATTCCTCTCAATGAAGATGAATTGGCTATCATTAAATCTATTGCAAAGCTAAATAAATATGCGCAGCATAGATGA
- a CDS encoding YqkE family protein → MKKKKHHSQPKKDDKPVTLGDMLNQDLVEQLKGKKQELKAAEDKQKEEEEHRKREERSLREKNKSFEELLGESDLNWKEYK, encoded by the coding sequence ATGAAAAAGAAAAAACACCATTCCCAGCCTAAGAAAGACGACAAACCAGTCACGCTAGGCGATATGCTGAACCAGGACCTGGTGGAGCAGCTGAAAGGGAAAAAGCAGGAATTAAAAGCTGCTGAAGATAAACAGAAGGAAGAAGAAGAGCACAGAAAAAGAGAGGAAAGAAGTCTGCGCGAAAAAAATAAAAGTTTTGAAGAACTGCTTGGAGAGAGCGATCTGAACTGGAAAGAATACAAATAA